The DNA segment TCTTTCCAGTTCCTTTATCACCTTTTATTAACACCCCACCAATTGAGGGGTTAATTGCATTTAAAACTAATGCTTTTTTAACTCGTTCTTGGCCAACAATAGCTGAAAATGGAAAAATCAAGTTTTTCAATAGTCTCACCAACTTAACAAAAAATCTTTCTTGAAAATAAATATTTATAGTTTTTTTATAATCAGACTTATATTGGATTTAATGGAATAAATAATGTGTGTTAACACCAAAATCCCCTTTTTTATGACTTTTCTTTTATTTATAGCCCTTAAATTATCCTAAAAATTAAATAATATCAAGAGCATAGAACTAGTGGTGATGCAAAATGTGTTCAGTTGGAGGCCCAATGGCTGATATTAAAATGAAAAAACTTAAAACCAAAAGATATCGATGTTTGGATTGTGATAATGAGTTTAAAGGGATTGGAAGGAGAATAGTGTGCCCAGCATGTCAATCTGACAATGTAGAGGAACTAGAGTAAGATTATGGTGCAGAAAATTTCTCTCCAAGATGATGAAATTATTTTTTTGAAAGGAAAATCTGG comes from the Methanobacterium sp. genome and includes:
- a CDS encoding hydrogenase maturation nickel metallochaperone HypA, coding for MCSVGGPMADIKMKKLKTKRYRCLDCDNEFKGIGRRIVCPACQSDNVEELE